In Aquila chrysaetos chrysaetos chromosome 10, bAquChr1.4, whole genome shotgun sequence, the following proteins share a genomic window:
- the LOC115347089 gene encoding intestinal-type alkaline phosphatase-like isoform X1, whose protein sequence is MTGTDACQALPILLQPASVCTPSLSIPPATTRRGAKEVPAAQPHGLCAGSPAGCHAIGDVLNPSTPPARADPGPKSLPGSARVADTASGVGLLDLTMQLLAPLTLCLGLWAGLSSAVIPAEEEKPSFWNKQAAAAIEASFKIQPRISQAKNLILFLGDGFGIPTITATRILKGQEQGKLGPETPLALDAFPYVALSKTYNVDRQVPDSAGTATAYLCGVKGNYQTVGLSAAARHSQCNTTAGNEVVSVLERARKAGKAVGIVTTTRVQHASPSGTYAHVVNRNWYADASMPADARQQGCKDIAWQLVHNVDINVILGGGRKYMTPVGTLDPEYPTHYIANGIRKDGNNLINMWLEARPGARYVWNRTEMLAAATDPSVNYLMGLFEPTDMNYNLVRNTTLDPSLTEMMEVAISILSRNPNGFYLFVEGGRIDHGHHDGAAHKALTEAVEFDRAIERAGILTDEAQTLTVVTADHSHVFSFGGYTLRGSSIFGLAPSKATDEKNYTSILYGNGPGYPGANRTDVDDDTASEGTGTVARWWDEAGGHHCLPHLLLPPPQGSTTTCSRRPCPSYQRPTVARTWPSWPRAPWPTSSMGCRSRPTWPTSWPTPPASSPMLPATRGALPPAPMPRPWPCSCPPSSCPSSTDPMAPGHPEGAAGPASPPSPWLQHPQADGGFLEHPWSGCGSHGAPNPGHGRGGGALCHPHRVLGV, encoded by the exons ATGACAGGCACCGATGCCTGCCAGGCACTGCCCATCCTCTTGCAGCCCGCATCTGTTTGCACCCCAAGTCTGTCCATCCCCCCAGCAACAACAAGGCGGGGTGCCAAGGAGGTGccagcagcccagccccacggcCTTTGTGCTGGGTCCCCAGCAGGGTGCCACGCTATCGGAGATGTGCTGAACCCCTCCACACCCCCGGCGAGGGCTGATCCTGGTCCAAAGTCCCTCCCCGGATCTGCTAGAGTTGCAGACACTGCCAGCGGCGTTGGGCTCCTGGATCTCACCATGCAGCTCCTGGCACCCCTCACCCTCTGCCTGGGCCTCTGGGCAGGGCTCAGCAGTGCTGTCATCCCAG CGGAGGAGGAGAAGCCATCCTTCTGGAATAAGCAGGCGGCCGCAGCCATCGAGGCCTCCTTCAAGATCCAGCCCAGGATAAGCCAAGCCAAAAACCTCATCCTCTTCCTTGGGGACG GATTCGGGATCCCCACCATAACGGCCACCCGCATCCTaaaggggcaggagcaggggaagctGGGCCCTGAGACCCCCCTTGCCCTGGATGCTTTCCCCTACGTGGCTCTCTCCAAG ACGTACAACGTGGACCGGCAGGTCCCCGACAGTGCGGGGACAGCCACAGCCTACCTCTGCGGGGTGAAGGGCAACTACCAAACAGTGGGACTGAGCGCGGCCGCCCGCCACTCACAGTGCAACACCACGGCAGGCAACGAGGTGGTCTCGGTGCTGGAGCGAGCTCGCAAAGCCG GGAAGGCGGTGGGCATCGTGACAACGACGCGGGTGCAGCATGCGTCGCCCTCGGGAACCTACGCCCACGTGGTGAACCGCAACTGGTACGCGGATGCCAGCATGCCCGCGGATGCCCGCCAGCAGGGCTGCAAGGACATCGCCTGGCAGCTGGTCCACAATGTCGACATCAAC GTGATCCTGGGGGGCGGTCGGAAATACATGACTCCCGTGGGGACGCTGGACCCTGAGTATCCCACCCACTACATAGCGAACGGGATACGCAAGGATGGAAATAACCTCATCAACATGTGGCTGGAGGCACGGCCG GGTGCCCGCTACGTCTGGAACAGGACAGAGATGCTGGCTGCCGCCACTGATCCCAGCGTGAATTATTTGATGG GTCTCTTCGAACCCACGGACATGAACTACAACCTGGTGCGTAACACCACCCTGGACCCGTCGCTCACCGAGATGATGGAGGTGGCCATCAGCATCCTGAGCAGGAACCCCAACGGCTTCTACCTCTTTGTGGAAG GCGGCAGGATCGACCACGGCCACCACGACGGTGCAGCCCATAAGGCGCTGACGGAGGCGGTGGAGTTTGACCGGGCCATCGAGCGGGCGGGCATCCTGACAGATGAGGCACAGACCCTCACTGTTGTTACCGCCGACCACTCGCACGTCTTCTCCTTCGGTGGCTACACGCTGCGCGGCTCCTCCATCTTTG GTCTGGCCCCCAGCAAAGCCACTGATGAAAAGAACTACACATCCATCCTCTACGGGAACGGGCCGGGCTACCCGGGTGCCAACCGGACCGATGTGGATGATGACACAGCCAGTGAGGGCACAGGGACCGTGGCCAGGTGGTGGGATGAGGCTGGGGGCCACCACTGCCTCCCtcacctccttctcccccctccaCAGGGCAGTACAACTACTTGCAGCAGGCGGCCGTGCCCCTCCTATCAGAGACCCACGGTGGCGAGGACGTGGCCATCCTGGCCAAGGGCCCCATGGCCCACCtcttccatggggtgcaggaGCAGACCTACGTGGCCCACGTCATGGCCTACGCCGCCTGCCTCGAGCCCTATGTTGCCTGCTACCAGAGGGGCTCTGCCCCCGGCACCCATGCCACGgccctggccctgctcctgcccaccctcctcctgcccctcttcCACTGACCCCATGGCCCCGGGGCACCCCGAGGGTGCTGCCGGACCTGCGTCCCCCCCATCGCCATGGCTGCAGCACCCACAGGCGGATGGTGGCTTTTTGGAGCATCCCTGGTCTGGATGTGGCAGCCATGGGGCACCGAATCCTGGGCatgggcgggggggaggggccCTATGCCACCCACACAGGGTGCTTGGTGTTTAA
- the LOC115347090 gene encoding intestinal-type alkaline phosphatase 1-like, whose translation MCLAEGRGESDAEKTPSYWNEGARRRLESALALQPVARRAKNIILFMGDGMGLPTMSAARIYKGQLAGGSGEESVLAMETFPHVALAKTYTIDRQVPDSAGTGTAYLCGVKANAKTLGLSGAAVYGKCRTTFGNEVDSILHRARLAGKSVGIVTTTRVQHASPGAAYAHSASRSWYADANMPKEALRDGCKDIAYQLVHNTDINVILGGGRMYMTPKRTPDPEYPEDPAQNGTRKDGLDLIAEWLNAKQGARYVWDKKGLDAVQDDSVSHLMGLFEPKDLKYELNRNASTDPSIVEMTEKAIRILRRNPNGFFLFVEGGRIDHGHHSGRAKQALMEAVMLDRAVARAGELTSPSDTLTVVTADHSHVFTFGGNTLRGTSIFGLAPKKAKDKRAYTSILYGNGPGYSIRDGSRPAASLPAAEDKDYRQQAAVPLETETHSGEDVVVLAQGPMAHVFHGVQEQHYIAHAMAYAACLEPYATEPGCRAARRASHGTQCSSQPLLALLALCVAGHVVGG comes from the exons aTGTGCTTGGCCGAAGGGCGTGGGGAATCAG ACGCTGAGAAGACCCCAAGCTACTGGAATGAAGGGgccaggaggaggctggagtCGGCCCTGGCATTGCAGCCAGTGGCACGGCGGGCCAAAAACATCATCCTCTTCATGGGTGACG GCATGGGGCTGCCCACCATGTCAGCAGCTCGGATCTACAAGGGGCAGCTAGCCGGTGGCTCGGGTGAGGAGAGCGTCTTGGCCATGGAGACCTTTCCCCACGTGGCCCTGGCCAAG ACCTACACCATCGACCGGCAGGTGCCCGACAGTGCTGGCACGGGCACAGCCTACCTCTGCGGGGTGAAGGCCAATGCCAAGACGCTGGGGCTGAGCGGGGCGGCCGTCTATGGCAAATGCCGCACCACCTTTGGCAACGAGGTGGACTCCATCCTGCACCGCGCCAGGCTGGCGG GCAAGTCGGTGGGCATCGTGACAACCACGCGGGTGCAGCACGCGTCCCCAGGGGCAGCCTATGCCCACTCGGCCAGCCGGAGCTGGTACGCCGATGCCAACATGCCCAAGGAGGCGTTGCGGGACGGCTGCAAGGACATTGCCTACCAGCTGGTGCACAACACGGACATCAAC GTGATCCTGGGCGGCGGGCGGATGTACATGACCCCCAAGCGGACCCCGGACCCCGAGTACCCGGAGGACCCAGCTCAGAATGGCACCAGGAAGGACGGCCTTGACTTGATCGCCGAATGGCTGAATGCCAAGCAG GGCGCCCGCTATGTCTGGGACAAGAAGGGCCTGGACGCGGTCCAGGATGACTCTGTGAGCCACCTGATGG GCCTCTTCGAGCCCAAGGACTTGAAGTACGAGCTGAACCGCAACGCCTCCACGGACCCCTCCATCGTGGAGATGACGGAAAAGGCCATTCGCATCCTGCGCAGGAACCCCAACGGCTTCTTCCTCTTCGTGGAAG GTGGCAGGATTGATCACGGCCACCACAGCGGCCGGGCCAAGCAGGCGCTGATGGAGGCCGTCATGCTGGACCGGGCGGTGGCACGGGCAGGCGAGCTCACTTCCCCCTCCGACACCTTGACTGTGGTGACGGCCGATCACTCCCATGTCTTCACCTTTGGGGGCAACACGCTGCGTGGCACCTCCATCTTCG GACTGGCCCCCAAGAAAGCCAAGGACAAGCGAGCCTACACCAGCATCCTCTATGGCAATGGTCCTGGCTACAGCATCCGTGATGGGAGCCGCCCGGCCGCCAGCCTCCCCGCCGCAG AGGACAAGGACtacaggcagcaggcagccgtGCCCCTGGAGACGGAGACCCACAGTGGGGAGGACGTGGTGGTGCTGGCCCAGGGCCCCATGGCCCACGTCTTCCACGGGGTGCAGGAGCAGCACTATATTGCCCATGCCATGGCCTACGCCGCCTGCCTCGAGCCCTACGCCACCGAGCCCGGGTGCAGGGCAGCCCGCAGGGCCTCCCATGGCACCCAGTGCTCCTCACAGCCCCTCCTCGCCCTCCTGGCCCTCTGCGTGGCTGGCCACGTGGTGGGGGGCTGA
- the LOC115347089 gene encoding intestinal-type alkaline phosphatase-like isoform X2 — MTGTDACQALPILLQPASVCTPSLSIPPATTRRGAKEVPAAQPHGLCAGSPAGCHAIGDVLNPSTPPARADPGPKSLPGSARVADTASGVGLLDLTMQLLAPLTLCLGLWAGLSSAVIPAEEEKPSFWNKQAAAAIEASFKIQPRISQAKNLILFLGDGFGIPTITATRILKGQEQGKLGPETPLALDAFPYVALSKTYNVDRQVPDSAGTATAYLCGVKGNYQTVGLSAAARHSQCNTTAGNEVVSVLERARKAGKAVGIVTTTRVQHASPSGTYAHVVNRNWYADASMPADARQQGCKDIAWQLVHNVDINVILGGGRKYMTPVGTLDPEYPTHYIANGIRKDGNNLINMWLEARPGARYVWNRTEMLAAATDPSVNYLMGLFEPTDMNYNLVRNTTLDPSLTEMMEVAISILSRNPNGFYLFVEGGRIDHGHHDGAAHKALTEAVEFDRAIERAGILTDEAQTLTVVTADHSHVFSFGGYTLRGSSIFGLAPSKATDEKNYTSILYGNGPGYPGANRTDVDDDTARQYNYLQQAAVPLLSETHGGEDVAILAKGPMAHLFHGVQEQTYVAHVMAYAACLEPYVACYQRGSAPGTHATALALLLPTLLLPLFH; from the exons ATGACAGGCACCGATGCCTGCCAGGCACTGCCCATCCTCTTGCAGCCCGCATCTGTTTGCACCCCAAGTCTGTCCATCCCCCCAGCAACAACAAGGCGGGGTGCCAAGGAGGTGccagcagcccagccccacggcCTTTGTGCTGGGTCCCCAGCAGGGTGCCACGCTATCGGAGATGTGCTGAACCCCTCCACACCCCCGGCGAGGGCTGATCCTGGTCCAAAGTCCCTCCCCGGATCTGCTAGAGTTGCAGACACTGCCAGCGGCGTTGGGCTCCTGGATCTCACCATGCAGCTCCTGGCACCCCTCACCCTCTGCCTGGGCCTCTGGGCAGGGCTCAGCAGTGCTGTCATCCCAG CGGAGGAGGAGAAGCCATCCTTCTGGAATAAGCAGGCGGCCGCAGCCATCGAGGCCTCCTTCAAGATCCAGCCCAGGATAAGCCAAGCCAAAAACCTCATCCTCTTCCTTGGGGACG GATTCGGGATCCCCACCATAACGGCCACCCGCATCCTaaaggggcaggagcaggggaagctGGGCCCTGAGACCCCCCTTGCCCTGGATGCTTTCCCCTACGTGGCTCTCTCCAAG ACGTACAACGTGGACCGGCAGGTCCCCGACAGTGCGGGGACAGCCACAGCCTACCTCTGCGGGGTGAAGGGCAACTACCAAACAGTGGGACTGAGCGCGGCCGCCCGCCACTCACAGTGCAACACCACGGCAGGCAACGAGGTGGTCTCGGTGCTGGAGCGAGCTCGCAAAGCCG GGAAGGCGGTGGGCATCGTGACAACGACGCGGGTGCAGCATGCGTCGCCCTCGGGAACCTACGCCCACGTGGTGAACCGCAACTGGTACGCGGATGCCAGCATGCCCGCGGATGCCCGCCAGCAGGGCTGCAAGGACATCGCCTGGCAGCTGGTCCACAATGTCGACATCAAC GTGATCCTGGGGGGCGGTCGGAAATACATGACTCCCGTGGGGACGCTGGACCCTGAGTATCCCACCCACTACATAGCGAACGGGATACGCAAGGATGGAAATAACCTCATCAACATGTGGCTGGAGGCACGGCCG GGTGCCCGCTACGTCTGGAACAGGACAGAGATGCTGGCTGCCGCCACTGATCCCAGCGTGAATTATTTGATGG GTCTCTTCGAACCCACGGACATGAACTACAACCTGGTGCGTAACACCACCCTGGACCCGTCGCTCACCGAGATGATGGAGGTGGCCATCAGCATCCTGAGCAGGAACCCCAACGGCTTCTACCTCTTTGTGGAAG GCGGCAGGATCGACCACGGCCACCACGACGGTGCAGCCCATAAGGCGCTGACGGAGGCGGTGGAGTTTGACCGGGCCATCGAGCGGGCGGGCATCCTGACAGATGAGGCACAGACCCTCACTGTTGTTACCGCCGACCACTCGCACGTCTTCTCCTTCGGTGGCTACACGCTGCGCGGCTCCTCCATCTTTG GTCTGGCCCCCAGCAAAGCCACTGATGAAAAGAACTACACATCCATCCTCTACGGGAACGGGCCGGGCTACCCGGGTGCCAACCGGACCGATGTGGATGATGACACAGCCA GGCAGTACAACTACTTGCAGCAGGCGGCCGTGCCCCTCCTATCAGAGACCCACGGTGGCGAGGACGTGGCCATCCTGGCCAAGGGCCCCATGGCCCACCtcttccatggggtgcaggaGCAGACCTACGTGGCCCACGTCATGGCCTACGCCGCCTGCCTCGAGCCCTATGTTGCCTGCTACCAGAGGGGCTCTGCCCCCGGCACCCATGCCACGgccctggccctgctcctgcccaccctcctcctgcccctcttcCACTGA